In a single window of the Dreissena polymorpha isolate Duluth1 chromosome 3, UMN_Dpol_1.0, whole genome shotgun sequence genome:
- the LOC127874597 gene encoding uncharacterized protein LOC127874597, with amino-acid sequence MEDHTHLDDAATFIQEGRALRRICKGTRSEEPVFSNIFTWISHELFNDIEVMPIALRHAIQKHIFKKRRDIMDILLTLLTDPANTAKKLKEHTKKLSNQIIDPTHDAENCIIYLYCLATFLDVNIYVLTLEDSEFKWHEFKSLKLLSIEQEIKYQNITRSFQFERVGHPGFLMSYFHMESKNDMNIYPISPAVEKPEEPHCIGLLEQHARQLKRTQLDDITIPASLAADVHRNAAKLPLVERLRYWIEEYCQATDSGPFGQKTIEITEPSHRYTTPCSIDKCHEEFVKHLSRSDRDHVLVFCRILVRRCEFTILRELCANFDHFDMPIRRKYDALNRLEKAQRQFNNALEIGSCPTELHERRRRVNSAVIGTSITGLVGGVLGIVGLILIPFTLGASLGLTITGGVIGGASSIVQGGFRVHEAVQQNCSLSEIKEGLEKVQEELQQALTDFASQFDSHAFGDRGPESPGWSIKGTMTFGSVFRVAHSIAGIILAAVKVGATLATVIASIFGPISVLLDGSFLVEAIYDKITGDHTQAGKKLECLRAFQTVLQTTFRGNEDFSICIVENTMQTK; translated from the exons ATGGAAGACCATACTCATTTAGATGATGCAGCAACCTTTATTCAAGAAGGAAGAGCACTGCGTCGTATTTGTAAAGGTACACGATCAGAAGAACCTGTATTTAGCAACATATTTACTTGGATCAGTCACGAGCTGTTCAATGACATAGAAGTGATGCCTATCGCTCTTAGACATGCgatacaaaaacacatttttaaaaaacGAAGAGACATAATGGATATACTTCTAACGTTATTGACTGATCCTGCGAACACCGCGAAAAAGCTCAAAGAGCATACAAAAAAACTGTCAAATCAAATCATCGACCCCACACACGATGCAGAgaattgtataatatatttgtattgccTAGCTACATTTCTTGACGTTAATATCTACGTTCTGACACTTGAAGACTCAGAGTTCAAATGGCATGAATTTAAGTCCCTGAAATTACTAAGCATAGAGCAAGAAATAAAGTACCAAAATATAACTCGTAGTTTCCAATTTGAAAGAGTTGGACACCCCGGATTTCTTATGAGTTATTTCCACATGGAATCTAAAAACGATATGAATATCTACCCAATAAGTCCCGCAGTCGAAAAGCCTGAAGAACCACATTGCATAGGACTTTTGGAGCAGCATGCACGGCAGTTGAAAC GCACGCAACTAGATGATATCACGATTCCAGCCTCATTGGCGGCAGATGTTCATAGAAATGCAGCAAAGCTCCCTCTTGTAGAACGTCTCCGTTATTGGATTGAAGAATATTG CCAAGCAACCGACTCTGGGCCTTTTGGACAAAAGACAATTGAGATAACAGAACCCAGCCATCGGTACACAACGCCGTGTTCAATCGATAAATGTCATGAGGAGTTCGTAAAGCATTTGTCCCGCAGTGACAGGGatcatgttttggtattttgtcgG ATTCTTGTCAGGCGTTGTGAATTTACTATACTGCGTGAGCTGTGTGCCAATTTCGACCATTTCG ATATGCCAATCAGACGTAAATACGACGCGTTAAACAGATTGGAGAAAGCGCAAAGACAGTTCAATAATGCGTTAGAAATCGGATCATGTCCTACTGAATTGCATGAACGGAGAAGGAGAGTCAACTCAGCAGTCATTGGAACATCAATAACTGGCCTAGTAGGGGGTGTACTTGGTATTGTTGGCCTGATACTTATTCCATTCACACTTGGTGCATCACTAGGTCTTACTATAACGGGTGGTGTGATAGGTGGCGCAAGCAGCATTGTTCAAGGTGGATTCCGCGTCCATGAAGCAGTGCAGCAAAACTGCTCGCTTAGTGAAATAAAGGAAGGGCTAGAAAAAGTACAAGAAGAACTCCAGCAAGCGCTTACAGACTTCGCAAGTCAATTTGATTCACATGCATTTGGAGACAGAGGTCCTGAAAGTCCTGGTTGGAGTATTAAAGGTACTATGACATTTGGATCGGTTTTTCGCGTAGCTCATAGCATTGCAGGGATCATTCTTGCTGCGGTAAAAGTTGGAGCAACACTTGCAACTGTGATCGCATCTATATTTGGACCTATTAGCGTCCTACTCGATGGAAGCTTTTTGGTAGAAGCAATTTACGACAAAATTACCGGTGATCACACTCAGGCAGGAAAGAAACTTGAATGTTTGCGAGCCTTTCAGACCGTTCTTCAGACAACATTTAGGGGAAATGAAGACTTCAGCATTTGCATTGTAGAAAACACCATGCAGACAAAATAA